The following coding sequences lie in one Vespa velutina chromosome 24, iVesVel2.1, whole genome shotgun sequence genomic window:
- the LOC124957147 gene encoding NK-tumor recognition protein isoform X1 yields the protein MEVISTRRYEVRPPPTTNHHGIVVDPENSVALVKEEEWETRKKKEITTTRQIETRVKRQVVLEDGEVVVDTGPFVTTNTTEDVEQQEHTTEERRTTGDQPQEVEWPVTGKGTTDGIVQKELNETVVRSREEIEERLETEDRQQLGDITDEAYQKAIQNNRGDLRIALAESTKQIAPQTGPRIVQHTTRSNKVIDTEKTLEKQELKSDGLIVTEKKKTVEHEEINDDEVPDDGSSVEDVSETRKEGSQRFIKKREEDVVDYVSGGERIAREMRYVAETTEGERIGDWSPPPTNMRTTRLHKHTGFPAEGTTAARKDALTKKPLDLEEEDEARKFETSKWLESHFGSESRSSHGSIDADDGPFIPNTNTSYIHVTMKSCSPRERDYQNVNSNRHHHSATTGRDSTSPSGYFHGISEWSERYQGKEKEDSHTRTGSPSQYLETARTNGHSREYTKNQFDSTYSRNYESVRRREHQETVQEEKQRTPSPPARRKPKEQLHSRIIEKTITNESPSIRTSSPVHVVQRTWESRSRDVQEQTVVDRDARKKSTPRSRSTSPKQVRIIREEKKTANPSNSSRPSKSTSQSKYKIGESFRKLVGKLRSASTERKNKRSNNSVSQVTQTDDDGSTYMQYNVIDKNIPLFNDREIENRVPERPPRSPRNRNVVTKVIPSKTTRINNDRSIRDDHGQRNETIPPVHRYYLGEDPFGGSIYGRERGYRDAKRPTRNRLVSKTGAAIDTTEYSVATNSLGRFSKSTSRLTNLYETDDQFRNVQTLPRNMRSEGKATNYQPSSSSTRQQVQSIVSNSNGITPSRQYGSMINISIKNAVTSASKSHQPYANIHQAPAKPERTYKSTLARSKSFNVEADKNGVDKTFNVPYKSSLQLNRLDETPPLKSPGILASISRSNRDLFKDSKRE from the exons ATGGAGGTGATTTCGACACGGCGATATGAGGTCCGACCACCACCTACGACTAATCATCATGGAATCgtt gttgaCCCTGAGAATTCCGTGGCATTGGTCAAAGAAG AGGAATGGGAGAcacgtaagaaaaaagaaatcacgaCGACGAGACAAATAGAGACCAGAGTAAAGAGACAAGTTGTATTAGAGGATGGTGAGGTCGTCGTTGATACTGGCCCATTTGTTACTACGAACACAACCGAGGACGTTGAACAACAGGAACATACTACCGAAGAA aGAAGAACAACTGGGGATCAACCGCAAGAGGTTGAATGGCCCGTAACCGGTAAAGGAACGACCGACGGGATAGTTCAAAAGGAACTTAACGAAACTGTTGTGAGGAGTCGTGAGGAGATAGAGGAAAGACTCGAGACCGAGGATCGTCAACAACTTGGAGATATCACAGACGAG GCTTACCAAAAAGCGATACAAAATAATAGAGGAGATCTGAGAATAGCATTGGCGGAATCGACTAAGCAGATTGCACCACAGACAGGACCAAGGATCGTACAGCATACGACCAGGTCGAACAAGGTCATCGACACTGAGAAGACCCTGGAAAAACAGGAACTTAAATCCGATGGATTAATCGTcacggagaaaaagaaaactgtcGAGCATGAGGAG ATAAATGACGACGAAGTACCGGACGATGGTAGTAGCGTCGAGGACGTTTcagaaacgagaaaggaaggttctcaaagatttataaagaaacgagaagaggACGTGGTCGATTACGTGTCAGGTGGCGAGAGGATCGCTCGTGAAATGCGTTACGTCGCAGAGACGACGGAAGGTGAAAGAATTGGCGATTGGTCGCCACCACCAACGAATATGAGGACAACGCGGCTTCATAAACATACTg GCTTCCCTGCGGAGGGTACTACAGCTGCTAGGAAGGACGCATTGACAAAGAAACCATTGGATttagaagaggaagatgaagcAAGAAAATTCGAAACTTCTAAATGGTTAGAAAGTCACTTTGGTAGTGAGTCTCGTTCATCACACGGTTCCATAGATGCCGATGATGGACCTTTCATACCTAACACCAATACCAGTTACATACACGTCACGATGAAGTCCTGCAGTCCGAGAGAAAGGGATTATCAAAACGTTAATTctaatcgtcatcatcattcaGCTACAACTGGCCGCGATTCCACATCACCATCTGGATACTTTCACGGTATCAGTGAGTGGTCCGAGAGATATCAAGGCAaag aaAAGGAAGACAGTCATACGAGAACGGGTTCGCCATCGCAATATTTGGAAACAGCACGAACGAATGGTCATTCTCGTGAGTATACGAAAAATCAATTCGACTCGACGTATTCGCGTAATTACGAGTCCGTTCGACGACGTGAACATCAGGAAACTGTTCAGGAAGAGAAGCAACGTACACCGTCACCACCAGCACGACGTAAACCCAAGGAACag TTACATTCGAGGATCATAGAGAAGACAATAACGAACGAGTCACCATCAATTAGGACATCTAGTCCGGTCCATGTTGTTCAAAGAACATGGGAGAGCAGAAGCCGAGATGTTCAGGAGCAAACGGTTGTTGATCGAGATGCTCGTAAAAAATCAACGCCTAGATCACGTTCGACATCACCGAAACAAGTTAGAATCATTCGCGAGGAAAAGAAGACGGCAAATCCCTCGAATTCGTCACGACCCTCCAAAA gtACCAGCCAATCGAAGTACAAGATCGGTGAATCCTTCCGTAAGCTTGTGGGGAAGTTACGTTCAGCAAGTAcagaaaggaagaacaaaCGAAGTAATAATTCGGTATCACAAGTTACACAAACGGACGACGATGGATCTACATATATGCAGTACAAcgttatagataaaaatattccattgTTCAACGATCGTGAGATTGAAAATCGAGTACCAGAGAGACCACCTAGATCACCAAGGAATAGAAACGTGGTGACTAAAGTTATACCATCTAAAACTACGAGAATTAATAATGATCGTTCGATTCGTGATGATCACGGACAAAGAAACGAAACTATTCCACCGGTTCATAGGTATTATCTCGGTGAAGATCCATTCGGTGGTAGTATATATGGCCGTGAAAGAGGTTACAGAGATGCAAAACGTCCAACGAGAAATCGTCTTGTTTCCAAAACTGGTGCTGCCATCGATACTACTGAATACAG TGTCGCAACCAACTCACTTGGCAGGTTTAGCAAATCAACCAGTCGATTGACAAACTTATACGAGACGGATGATCAATTCAGGAACGTACAAACATTACCAAGGAATATGAGGTCCGAGGGTAAAGCAACTAATTATCAACCATCATCCTCTTCAACAAGACAACAAGTACAATCGATTGTATCAAATTCAAACGGGATAACACCTTCCAGACAATATGGTAGCATGAtcaatatatcaattaaaaatgctGTTACGTCAGCGTCCAAGTCACATCAACCATACGCTAATATTCATCAGGCACCTGCTAAACCTGAAAGAACGTACAAGTCAACGTTAGCCCGTAGTAAAAGTTTCAACGTCGAAGCTGATAAAAATGGCGTTGATAAAACGTTCAATGTACCTTACAAATCAAGTTTGCAATTGAATCGTTTGGACGAGACACCACCGTTAAAGAGTCCTGGTATTCTTGCCAGTATCAGTCGTAGTAATAGAGATCTGTTTAAGGATAGCAAAAGAGAgtaa
- the LOC124957147 gene encoding uncharacterized protein LOC124957147 isoform X5, translated as MEVISTRRYEVRPPPTTNHHGIVVDPENSVALVKEEEWETRKKKEITTTRQIETRVKRQVVLEDGEVVVDTGPFVTTNTTEDVEQQEHTTEERRTTGDQPQEVEWPVTGKGTTDGIVQKELNETVVRSREEIEERLETEDRQQLGDITDEAYQKAIQNNRGDLRIALAESTKQIAPQTGPRIVQHTTRSNKVIDTEKTLEKQELKSDGLIVTEKKKTVEHEEINDDEVPDDGSSVEDVSETRKEGSQRFIKKREEDVVDYVSGGERIAREMRYVAETTEGERIGDWSPPPTNMRTTRLHKHTGFPAEGTTAARKDALTKKPLDLEEEDEARKFETSKWLESHFGSESRSSHGSIDADDGPFIPNTNTSYIHVTMKSCSPRERDYQNVNSNRHHHSATTGRDSTSPSGYFHGISEWSERYQGKEKEDSHTRTGSPSQYLETARTNGHSREYTKNQFDSTYSRNYESVRRREHQETVQEEKQRTPSPPARRKPKEQLHSRIIEKTITNESPSIRTSSPVHVVQRTWESRSRDVQEQTVVDRDARKKSTPRSRSTSPKQVRIIREEKKTANPSNSSRPSKSTSQSKYKIGESFRKLVGKLRSASTERKNKRSNNSVSQVTQTDDDGSTYMQYNVIDKNIPLFNDREIENRVPERPPRSPRNRNVVTKVIPSKTTRINNDRSIRDDHGQRNETIPPVHRYYLGEDPFGGSIYGRERGYRDAKRPTRNRLVSKTGAAIDTTEYR; from the exons ATGGAGGTGATTTCGACACGGCGATATGAGGTCCGACCACCACCTACGACTAATCATCATGGAATCgtt gttgaCCCTGAGAATTCCGTGGCATTGGTCAAAGAAG AGGAATGGGAGAcacgtaagaaaaaagaaatcacgaCGACGAGACAAATAGAGACCAGAGTAAAGAGACAAGTTGTATTAGAGGATGGTGAGGTCGTCGTTGATACTGGCCCATTTGTTACTACGAACACAACCGAGGACGTTGAACAACAGGAACATACTACCGAAGAA aGAAGAACAACTGGGGATCAACCGCAAGAGGTTGAATGGCCCGTAACCGGTAAAGGAACGACCGACGGGATAGTTCAAAAGGAACTTAACGAAACTGTTGTGAGGAGTCGTGAGGAGATAGAGGAAAGACTCGAGACCGAGGATCGTCAACAACTTGGAGATATCACAGACGAG GCTTACCAAAAAGCGATACAAAATAATAGAGGAGATCTGAGAATAGCATTGGCGGAATCGACTAAGCAGATTGCACCACAGACAGGACCAAGGATCGTACAGCATACGACCAGGTCGAACAAGGTCATCGACACTGAGAAGACCCTGGAAAAACAGGAACTTAAATCCGATGGATTAATCGTcacggagaaaaagaaaactgtcGAGCATGAGGAG ATAAATGACGACGAAGTACCGGACGATGGTAGTAGCGTCGAGGACGTTTcagaaacgagaaaggaaggttctcaaagatttataaagaaacgagaagaggACGTGGTCGATTACGTGTCAGGTGGCGAGAGGATCGCTCGTGAAATGCGTTACGTCGCAGAGACGACGGAAGGTGAAAGAATTGGCGATTGGTCGCCACCACCAACGAATATGAGGACAACGCGGCTTCATAAACATACTg GCTTCCCTGCGGAGGGTACTACAGCTGCTAGGAAGGACGCATTGACAAAGAAACCATTGGATttagaagaggaagatgaagcAAGAAAATTCGAAACTTCTAAATGGTTAGAAAGTCACTTTGGTAGTGAGTCTCGTTCATCACACGGTTCCATAGATGCCGATGATGGACCTTTCATACCTAACACCAATACCAGTTACATACACGTCACGATGAAGTCCTGCAGTCCGAGAGAAAGGGATTATCAAAACGTTAATTctaatcgtcatcatcattcaGCTACAACTGGCCGCGATTCCACATCACCATCTGGATACTTTCACGGTATCAGTGAGTGGTCCGAGAGATATCAAGGCAaag aaAAGGAAGACAGTCATACGAGAACGGGTTCGCCATCGCAATATTTGGAAACAGCACGAACGAATGGTCATTCTCGTGAGTATACGAAAAATCAATTCGACTCGACGTATTCGCGTAATTACGAGTCCGTTCGACGACGTGAACATCAGGAAACTGTTCAGGAAGAGAAGCAACGTACACCGTCACCACCAGCACGACGTAAACCCAAGGAACag TTACATTCGAGGATCATAGAGAAGACAATAACGAACGAGTCACCATCAATTAGGACATCTAGTCCGGTCCATGTTGTTCAAAGAACATGGGAGAGCAGAAGCCGAGATGTTCAGGAGCAAACGGTTGTTGATCGAGATGCTCGTAAAAAATCAACGCCTAGATCACGTTCGACATCACCGAAACAAGTTAGAATCATTCGCGAGGAAAAGAAGACGGCAAATCCCTCGAATTCGTCACGACCCTCCAAAA gtACCAGCCAATCGAAGTACAAGATCGGTGAATCCTTCCGTAAGCTTGTGGGGAAGTTACGTTCAGCAAGTAcagaaaggaagaacaaaCGAAGTAATAATTCGGTATCACAAGTTACACAAACGGACGACGATGGATCTACATATATGCAGTACAAcgttatagataaaaatattccattgTTCAACGATCGTGAGATTGAAAATCGAGTACCAGAGAGACCACCTAGATCACCAAGGAATAGAAACGTGGTGACTAAAGTTATACCATCTAAAACTACGAGAATTAATAATGATCGTTCGATTCGTGATGATCACGGACAAAGAAACGAAACTATTCCACCGGTTCATAGGTATTATCTCGGTGAAGATCCATTCGGTGGTAGTATATATGGCCGTGAAAGAGGTTACAGAGATGCAAAACGTCCAACGAGAAATCGTCTTGTTTCCAAAACTGGTGCTGCCATCGATACTACTGAATACAGGTAA
- the LOC124957147 gene encoding uncharacterized protein LOC124957147 isoform X2 produces MEVISTRRYEVRPPPTTNHHGIVVDPENSVALVKEEEWETRKKKEITTTRQIETRVKRQVVLEDGEVVVDTGPFVTTNTTEDVEQQEHTTEERRTTGDQPQEVEWPVTGKGTTDGIVQKELNETVVRSREEIEERLETEDRQQLGDITDEAYQKAIQNNRGDLRIALAESTKQIAPQTGPRIVQHTTRSNKVIDTEKTLEKQELKSDGLIVTEKKKTVEHEEINDDEVPDDGSSVEDVSETRKEGSQRFIKKREEDVVDYVSGGERIAREMRYVAETTEGERIGDWSPPPTNMRTTRLHKHTGFPAEGTTAARKDALTKKPLDLEEEDEARKFETSKWLESHFGSESRSSHGSIDADDGPFIPNTNTSYIHVTMKSCSPRERDYQNVNSNRHHHSATTGRDSTSPSGYFHGISEWSERYQGKEKEDSHTRTGSPSQYLETARTNGHSREYTKNQFDSTYSRNYESVRRREHQETVQEEKQRTPSPPARRKPKEQLHSRIIEKTITNESPSIRTSSPVHVVQRTWESRSRDVQEQTVVDRDARKKSTPRSRSTSPKQVRIIREEKKTANPSNSSRPSKSTSQSKYKIGESFRKLVGKLRSASTERKNKRSNNSVSQVTQTDDDGSTYMQYNVIDKNIPLFNDREIENRVPERPPRSPRNRNVVTKVIPSKTTRINNDRSIRDDHGQRNETIPPVHRYYLGEDPFGGSIYGRERGYRDAKRPTRNRLVSKTGAAIDTTEYRFSKSTSRLTNLYETDDQFRNVQTLPRNMRSEGKATNYQPSSSSTRQQVQSIVSNSNGITPSRQYGSMINISIKNAVTSASKSHQPYANIHQAPAKPERTYKSTLARSKSFNVEADKNGVDKTFNVPYKSSLQLNRLDETPPLKSPGILASISRSNRDLFKDSKRE; encoded by the exons ATGGAGGTGATTTCGACACGGCGATATGAGGTCCGACCACCACCTACGACTAATCATCATGGAATCgtt gttgaCCCTGAGAATTCCGTGGCATTGGTCAAAGAAG AGGAATGGGAGAcacgtaagaaaaaagaaatcacgaCGACGAGACAAATAGAGACCAGAGTAAAGAGACAAGTTGTATTAGAGGATGGTGAGGTCGTCGTTGATACTGGCCCATTTGTTACTACGAACACAACCGAGGACGTTGAACAACAGGAACATACTACCGAAGAA aGAAGAACAACTGGGGATCAACCGCAAGAGGTTGAATGGCCCGTAACCGGTAAAGGAACGACCGACGGGATAGTTCAAAAGGAACTTAACGAAACTGTTGTGAGGAGTCGTGAGGAGATAGAGGAAAGACTCGAGACCGAGGATCGTCAACAACTTGGAGATATCACAGACGAG GCTTACCAAAAAGCGATACAAAATAATAGAGGAGATCTGAGAATAGCATTGGCGGAATCGACTAAGCAGATTGCACCACAGACAGGACCAAGGATCGTACAGCATACGACCAGGTCGAACAAGGTCATCGACACTGAGAAGACCCTGGAAAAACAGGAACTTAAATCCGATGGATTAATCGTcacggagaaaaagaaaactgtcGAGCATGAGGAG ATAAATGACGACGAAGTACCGGACGATGGTAGTAGCGTCGAGGACGTTTcagaaacgagaaaggaaggttctcaaagatttataaagaaacgagaagaggACGTGGTCGATTACGTGTCAGGTGGCGAGAGGATCGCTCGTGAAATGCGTTACGTCGCAGAGACGACGGAAGGTGAAAGAATTGGCGATTGGTCGCCACCACCAACGAATATGAGGACAACGCGGCTTCATAAACATACTg GCTTCCCTGCGGAGGGTACTACAGCTGCTAGGAAGGACGCATTGACAAAGAAACCATTGGATttagaagaggaagatgaagcAAGAAAATTCGAAACTTCTAAATGGTTAGAAAGTCACTTTGGTAGTGAGTCTCGTTCATCACACGGTTCCATAGATGCCGATGATGGACCTTTCATACCTAACACCAATACCAGTTACATACACGTCACGATGAAGTCCTGCAGTCCGAGAGAAAGGGATTATCAAAACGTTAATTctaatcgtcatcatcattcaGCTACAACTGGCCGCGATTCCACATCACCATCTGGATACTTTCACGGTATCAGTGAGTGGTCCGAGAGATATCAAGGCAaag aaAAGGAAGACAGTCATACGAGAACGGGTTCGCCATCGCAATATTTGGAAACAGCACGAACGAATGGTCATTCTCGTGAGTATACGAAAAATCAATTCGACTCGACGTATTCGCGTAATTACGAGTCCGTTCGACGACGTGAACATCAGGAAACTGTTCAGGAAGAGAAGCAACGTACACCGTCACCACCAGCACGACGTAAACCCAAGGAACag TTACATTCGAGGATCATAGAGAAGACAATAACGAACGAGTCACCATCAATTAGGACATCTAGTCCGGTCCATGTTGTTCAAAGAACATGGGAGAGCAGAAGCCGAGATGTTCAGGAGCAAACGGTTGTTGATCGAGATGCTCGTAAAAAATCAACGCCTAGATCACGTTCGACATCACCGAAACAAGTTAGAATCATTCGCGAGGAAAAGAAGACGGCAAATCCCTCGAATTCGTCACGACCCTCCAAAA gtACCAGCCAATCGAAGTACAAGATCGGTGAATCCTTCCGTAAGCTTGTGGGGAAGTTACGTTCAGCAAGTAcagaaaggaagaacaaaCGAAGTAATAATTCGGTATCACAAGTTACACAAACGGACGACGATGGATCTACATATATGCAGTACAAcgttatagataaaaatattccattgTTCAACGATCGTGAGATTGAAAATCGAGTACCAGAGAGACCACCTAGATCACCAAGGAATAGAAACGTGGTGACTAAAGTTATACCATCTAAAACTACGAGAATTAATAATGATCGTTCGATTCGTGATGATCACGGACAAAGAAACGAAACTATTCCACCGGTTCATAGGTATTATCTCGGTGAAGATCCATTCGGTGGTAGTATATATGGCCGTGAAAGAGGTTACAGAGATGCAAAACGTCCAACGAGAAATCGTCTTGTTTCCAAAACTGGTGCTGCCATCGATACTACTGAATACAG GTTTAGCAAATCAACCAGTCGATTGACAAACTTATACGAGACGGATGATCAATTCAGGAACGTACAAACATTACCAAGGAATATGAGGTCCGAGGGTAAAGCAACTAATTATCAACCATCATCCTCTTCAACAAGACAACAAGTACAATCGATTGTATCAAATTCAAACGGGATAACACCTTCCAGACAATATGGTAGCATGAtcaatatatcaattaaaaatgctGTTACGTCAGCGTCCAAGTCACATCAACCATACGCTAATATTCATCAGGCACCTGCTAAACCTGAAAGAACGTACAAGTCAACGTTAGCCCGTAGTAAAAGTTTCAACGTCGAAGCTGATAAAAATGGCGTTGATAAAACGTTCAATGTACCTTACAAATCAAGTTTGCAATTGAATCGTTTGGACGAGACACCACCGTTAAAGAGTCCTGGTATTCTTGCCAGTATCAGTCGTAGTAATAGAGATCTGTTTAAGGATAGCAAAAGAGAgtaa
- the LOC124957147 gene encoding NK-tumor recognition protein isoform X3, translated as MEVISTRRYEVRPPPTTNHHGIVVDPENSVALVKEEEWETRKKKEITTTRQIETRVKRQVVLEDGEVVVDTGPFVTTNTTEDVEQQEHTTEERRTTGDQPQEVEWPVTGKGTTDGIVQKELNETVVRSREEIEERLETEDRQQLGDITDEAYQKAIQNNRGDLRIALAESTKQIAPQTGPRIVQHTTRSNKVIDTEKTLEKQELKSDGLIVTEKKKTVEHEEINDDEVPDDGSSVEDVSETRKEGSQRFIKKREEDVVDYVSGGERIAREMRYVAETTEGERIGDWSPPPTNMRTTRLHKHTGFPAEGTTAARKDALTKKPLDLEEEDEARKFETSKWLESHFGSESRSSHGSIDADDGPFIPNTNTSYIHVTMKSCSPRERDYQNVNSNRHHHSATTGRDSTSPSGYFHEKEDSHTRTGSPSQYLETARTNGHSREYTKNQFDSTYSRNYESVRRREHQETVQEEKQRTPSPPARRKPKEQLHSRIIEKTITNESPSIRTSSPVHVVQRTWESRSRDVQEQTVVDRDARKKSTPRSRSTSPKQVRIIREEKKTANPSNSSRPSKSTSQSKYKIGESFRKLVGKLRSASTERKNKRSNNSVSQVTQTDDDGSTYMQYNVIDKNIPLFNDREIENRVPERPPRSPRNRNVVTKVIPSKTTRINNDRSIRDDHGQRNETIPPVHRYYLGEDPFGGSIYGRERGYRDAKRPTRNRLVSKTGAAIDTTEYSVATNSLGRFSKSTSRLTNLYETDDQFRNVQTLPRNMRSEGKATNYQPSSSSTRQQVQSIVSNSNGITPSRQYGSMINISIKNAVTSASKSHQPYANIHQAPAKPERTYKSTLARSKSFNVEADKNGVDKTFNVPYKSSLQLNRLDETPPLKSPGILASISRSNRDLFKDSKRE; from the exons ATGGAGGTGATTTCGACACGGCGATATGAGGTCCGACCACCACCTACGACTAATCATCATGGAATCgtt gttgaCCCTGAGAATTCCGTGGCATTGGTCAAAGAAG AGGAATGGGAGAcacgtaagaaaaaagaaatcacgaCGACGAGACAAATAGAGACCAGAGTAAAGAGACAAGTTGTATTAGAGGATGGTGAGGTCGTCGTTGATACTGGCCCATTTGTTACTACGAACACAACCGAGGACGTTGAACAACAGGAACATACTACCGAAGAA aGAAGAACAACTGGGGATCAACCGCAAGAGGTTGAATGGCCCGTAACCGGTAAAGGAACGACCGACGGGATAGTTCAAAAGGAACTTAACGAAACTGTTGTGAGGAGTCGTGAGGAGATAGAGGAAAGACTCGAGACCGAGGATCGTCAACAACTTGGAGATATCACAGACGAG GCTTACCAAAAAGCGATACAAAATAATAGAGGAGATCTGAGAATAGCATTGGCGGAATCGACTAAGCAGATTGCACCACAGACAGGACCAAGGATCGTACAGCATACGACCAGGTCGAACAAGGTCATCGACACTGAGAAGACCCTGGAAAAACAGGAACTTAAATCCGATGGATTAATCGTcacggagaaaaagaaaactgtcGAGCATGAGGAG ATAAATGACGACGAAGTACCGGACGATGGTAGTAGCGTCGAGGACGTTTcagaaacgagaaaggaaggttctcaaagatttataaagaaacgagaagaggACGTGGTCGATTACGTGTCAGGTGGCGAGAGGATCGCTCGTGAAATGCGTTACGTCGCAGAGACGACGGAAGGTGAAAGAATTGGCGATTGGTCGCCACCACCAACGAATATGAGGACAACGCGGCTTCATAAACATACTg GCTTCCCTGCGGAGGGTACTACAGCTGCTAGGAAGGACGCATTGACAAAGAAACCATTGGATttagaagaggaagatgaagcAAGAAAATTCGAAACTTCTAAATGGTTAGAAAGTCACTTTGGTAGTGAGTCTCGTTCATCACACGGTTCCATAGATGCCGATGATGGACCTTTCATACCTAACACCAATACCAGTTACATACACGTCACGATGAAGTCCTGCAGTCCGAGAGAAAGGGATTATCAAAACGTTAATTctaatcgtcatcatcattcaGCTACAACTGGCCGCGATTCCACATCACCATCTGGATACTTTCACG aaAAGGAAGACAGTCATACGAGAACGGGTTCGCCATCGCAATATTTGGAAACAGCACGAACGAATGGTCATTCTCGTGAGTATACGAAAAATCAATTCGACTCGACGTATTCGCGTAATTACGAGTCCGTTCGACGACGTGAACATCAGGAAACTGTTCAGGAAGAGAAGCAACGTACACCGTCACCACCAGCACGACGTAAACCCAAGGAACag TTACATTCGAGGATCATAGAGAAGACAATAACGAACGAGTCACCATCAATTAGGACATCTAGTCCGGTCCATGTTGTTCAAAGAACATGGGAGAGCAGAAGCCGAGATGTTCAGGAGCAAACGGTTGTTGATCGAGATGCTCGTAAAAAATCAACGCCTAGATCACGTTCGACATCACCGAAACAAGTTAGAATCATTCGCGAGGAAAAGAAGACGGCAAATCCCTCGAATTCGTCACGACCCTCCAAAA gtACCAGCCAATCGAAGTACAAGATCGGTGAATCCTTCCGTAAGCTTGTGGGGAAGTTACGTTCAGCAAGTAcagaaaggaagaacaaaCGAAGTAATAATTCGGTATCACAAGTTACACAAACGGACGACGATGGATCTACATATATGCAGTACAAcgttatagataaaaatattccattgTTCAACGATCGTGAGATTGAAAATCGAGTACCAGAGAGACCACCTAGATCACCAAGGAATAGAAACGTGGTGACTAAAGTTATACCATCTAAAACTACGAGAATTAATAATGATCGTTCGATTCGTGATGATCACGGACAAAGAAACGAAACTATTCCACCGGTTCATAGGTATTATCTCGGTGAAGATCCATTCGGTGGTAGTATATATGGCCGTGAAAGAGGTTACAGAGATGCAAAACGTCCAACGAGAAATCGTCTTGTTTCCAAAACTGGTGCTGCCATCGATACTACTGAATACAG TGTCGCAACCAACTCACTTGGCAGGTTTAGCAAATCAACCAGTCGATTGACAAACTTATACGAGACGGATGATCAATTCAGGAACGTACAAACATTACCAAGGAATATGAGGTCCGAGGGTAAAGCAACTAATTATCAACCATCATCCTCTTCAACAAGACAACAAGTACAATCGATTGTATCAAATTCAAACGGGATAACACCTTCCAGACAATATGGTAGCATGAtcaatatatcaattaaaaatgctGTTACGTCAGCGTCCAAGTCACATCAACCATACGCTAATATTCATCAGGCACCTGCTAAACCTGAAAGAACGTACAAGTCAACGTTAGCCCGTAGTAAAAGTTTCAACGTCGAAGCTGATAAAAATGGCGTTGATAAAACGTTCAATGTACCTTACAAATCAAGTTTGCAATTGAATCGTTTGGACGAGACACCACCGTTAAAGAGTCCTGGTATTCTTGCCAGTATCAGTCGTAGTAATAGAGATCTGTTTAAGGATAGCAAAAGAGAgtaa